A part of Chroococcidiopsis sp. TS-821 genomic DNA contains:
- a CDS encoding DUF1830 domain-containing protein, which yields MNQSASKTECDRQILCCYVNRTSLLQITRIANIPNWYFERTVFPGQTLLFTAPPEAELEIHTSQLVNATLFDKILCSHLQVHEGSGEII from the coding sequence ATGAATCAAAGTGCCTCAAAAACCGAATGCGATCGCCAAATCTTGTGTTGCTACGTCAATCGTACTAGCCTATTGCAGATTACCCGTATTGCTAACATCCCGAACTGGTACTTTGAACGCACTGTGTTTCCTGGACAAACACTTTTGTTTACCGCCCCACCCGAAGCTGAGTTAGAAATCCATACGAGTCAACTCGTTAATGCGACTTTGTTCGATAAGATTCTTTGCTCGCACTTGCAGGTTCATGAAGGATCTGGAGAGATAATTTAA
- a CDS encoding chlorophyll a/b-binding protein, protein MSGRQYVVDERGLANTFAIEPKMYVQESQTGFTPHAELLNGRLAMIGFVSLLLLEVATGRGLIGFFTNLS, encoded by the coding sequence ATGAGTGGACGTCAATACGTAGTCGACGAGCGAGGCTTAGCAAATACATTTGCCATTGAACCCAAGATGTATGTGCAAGAAAGTCAAACAGGGTTTACACCTCATGCTGAACTGCTCAATGGTCGTTTAGCTATGATTGGATTCGTCTCTTTACTGTTGCTAGAAGTTGCGACAGGACGCGGTTTAATTGGATTTTTTACTAATTTGTCATAG
- a CDS encoding heavy-metal-associated domain-containing protein → MMTLKVPKMACKACVNAITQAIHSVDVTAKVQAEPKTKLVNIETQVSATAIKEALASVGYPAA, encoded by the coding sequence ATGATGACACTCAAAGTTCCTAAGATGGCATGCAAAGCCTGTGTAAACGCTATTACGCAAGCAATTCATTCGGTAGATGTAACGGCAAAAGTTCAAGCTGAACCCAAGACAAAACTCGTCAATATCGAGACTCAAGTATCCGCAACCGCAATTAAAGAAGCTTTAGCATCTGTCGGCTATCCCGCGGCTTAA
- a CDS encoding pentapeptide repeat-containing protein, with product MNADELNRRYAAGERDFSFVNLRGVNLSEVNLQGAIFWGADLSRANLTAANFKQAHLSSANLAGAMLWRADLTQATLHKANLSRSILIKANLSEVDLSEALLVKADLRLAYLTRTKLTKAKLKGADLRYAEVRLVDISGADLSQTILNGANLSEENLLAN from the coding sequence ATGAATGCTGATGAATTAAATCGGCGGTATGCAGCAGGAGAGAGAGATTTTAGCTTTGTGAATCTGCGGGGAGTTAACTTAAGTGAAGTCAATCTACAAGGTGCTATTTTTTGGGGTGCAGATTTATCACGAGCTAACTTGACTGCTGCAAACTTCAAGCAAGCGCATCTGAGTTCTGCAAACTTAGCAGGCGCGATGTTGTGGAGAGCTGACTTAACGCAAGCAACTTTGCACAAAGCAAACTTGAGTAGGTCAATTTTAATTAAAGCGAACTTGAGTGAAGTAGATTTGAGCGAAGCACTTCTAGTGAAAGCAGATTTGCGATTAGCATATCTAACGCGCACAAAATTAACCAAAGCAAAGTTAAAAGGTGCAGATCTGCGATACGCAGAAGTAAGGTTAGTCGATATCAGTGGCGCGGATTTGAGCCAAACGATTTTAAATGGGGCAAACTTAAGTGAAGAGAACCTACTTGCAAACTAG